The Haloarchaeobius sp. HME9146 genome includes a region encoding these proteins:
- a CDS encoding universal stress protein, whose amino-acid sequence MFDRLLVPTDGSDVAQNATEYATGLARRFGAEIHLVWVLSEWSPPLGVALPDDTVLTEAAEEFLTEAREAALAEGLDVETAILETDDGVTDALLDYAADSDIEAIVMGTEGRTGLDRLTLGSTTESVLRQSELPVFTVRAETERDRPTFDRILAPTDGSKPSLAAVDHAASLAVATGATLDILHVIEPAPGWDGVGTATLNDALEDAGENTLDAAVDRVTDLGVSKVERSLVWGVPHSAILKHAQKTGADCIVMGTRGRSGLTAELLGSVTQRVVRRSPVPVVGLHGPKDEEQGEE is encoded by the coding sequence ATGTTCGATAGGCTCCTCGTCCCGACCGACGGCAGCGATGTCGCGCAGAACGCCACCGAGTACGCCACCGGGCTCGCCAGACGCTTCGGTGCCGAGATCCACCTGGTGTGGGTACTCTCGGAGTGGTCGCCCCCGCTCGGCGTCGCACTCCCCGACGACACGGTCCTGACCGAAGCCGCCGAGGAGTTCCTCACCGAAGCCAGGGAAGCCGCACTGGCCGAGGGACTGGACGTGGAGACCGCCATCCTCGAGACCGACGACGGCGTCACTGACGCATTGCTCGACTACGCTGCCGATTCGGACATCGAGGCCATCGTCATGGGTACCGAGGGTCGAACCGGCCTCGACCGGCTGACCCTCGGGAGCACCACGGAGTCGGTCCTCCGACAGTCCGAGCTTCCGGTGTTCACCGTCCGTGCGGAGACCGAACGCGACCGCCCGACCTTCGACCGCATCCTCGCGCCGACCGACGGGAGCAAACCCTCACTGGCCGCGGTCGACCACGCGGCGAGCCTCGCCGTGGCCACCGGTGCGACCCTCGACATCCTCCACGTCATCGAGCCGGCCCCCGGCTGGGACGGTGTGGGAACGGCCACGCTGAACGACGCGCTCGAAGACGCGGGCGAGAACACGCTCGACGCCGCCGTGGACCGGGTGACCGACCTCGGCGTTTCGAAGGTGGAGCGCTCGCTCGTGTGGGGCGTCCCCCACTCGGCCATCCTCAAGCACGCCCAGAAGACCGGTGCCGACTGCATCGTCATGGGCACCCGCGGGCGCTCCGGGCTGACGGCCGAACTGCTGGGAAGCGTCACGCAGCGGGTGGTCAGGCGGTCGCCAGTTCCGGTGGTTGGCTTGCACGGGCCGAAAGACGAGGAACAGGGAGAAGAATAG
- a CDS encoding DUF5518 domain-containing protein, which translates to MTGQRIKSAGVTENWRYSLPGGVVAAALVALGYTETAPDVSLGAVLVVGIVVGFLSKRHYGSSKGTGVLTGLIGAVPSLLLLGQLLTATSGLAGPGWFTIAGTVMTVFIGIAVAVMGFGLSALLGELGARIGGALTSSGAPPQTTASQ; encoded by the coding sequence ATGACAGGACAAAGAATAAAATCGGCCGGCGTAACAGAAAACTGGCGATACAGCCTCCCGGGCGGCGTGGTTGCCGCGGCGCTCGTAGCACTGGGGTACACCGAGACCGCGCCTGACGTCTCCCTCGGAGCCGTGCTCGTCGTCGGAATCGTCGTCGGGTTCCTCTCGAAACGACACTACGGGTCCAGCAAGGGGACCGGCGTCCTGACGGGTCTCATCGGAGCGGTGCCTTCCCTCTTGCTACTCGGCCAACTTCTGACCGCGACGTCGGGCCTCGCTGGCCCTGGCTGGTTCACCATTGCTGGCACGGTGATGACCGTGTTCATCGGTATCGCCGTCGCGGTCATGGGATTCGGACTCTCCGCACTCCTCGGTGAACTGGGGGCCCGTATCGGCGGTGCGCTCACGAGTTCGGGCGCGCCCCCCCAGACGACGGCGAGTCAGTAA
- a CDS encoding phenylacetate--CoA ligase family protein: protein MSHMHPGETVCIRLDAMGATHASRRRIEHRQRRRLEDYLAFVTRNSRFYKQLYGDLTPSADTFSTLPPVTKPQLMEHFDDVVTDLAVTRAEVDAFVADPTKVGHRLLGCYPVWTTTGTTGQPGIFLQDGRAMTVADAVSDRWTHPLLLDLRSATRLARQDLRIAEFAIGRAHYAAASGTALLRREHRFFQRRLRLFSPKRPLSEVVTELNEYQPAILFGYSTVLEELGREQRAGRLKVSPALVLPSGEPITAAGKRELRHVFDCPVRELYGATEFTGIAGECAHGNLHANTDWVVLEPVDEDYQPVPPGDPSATVLLTNLANRIQPLVRYDLGDSVTMHDEPCPCGSPFPVLTVEGRQGDVLRFETQAGAQVPIFPLAISSIVEEVDGVYRTQLCQTGPQSLRVRLAVAEDADEPAVRAQVEEALASFLRSHGLTGVDIEQAAEQPARDPGGKFRHVWSETD, encoded by the coding sequence ATGTCCCACATGCACCCGGGGGAGACGGTATGTATCCGGCTGGACGCGATGGGAGCGACACACGCGAGCCGACGTCGCATCGAGCACCGTCAGCGCCGGCGGCTCGAGGATTACCTCGCGTTCGTGACACGGAACTCGCGGTTCTACAAGCAGTTATACGGGGACCTGACGCCATCCGCTGACACCTTCAGCACGCTGCCGCCAGTGACGAAACCGCAGTTGATGGAGCACTTCGACGACGTAGTCACAGACCTGGCCGTGACGCGGGCCGAGGTGGACGCCTTCGTCGCCGACCCCACGAAGGTCGGGCACCGTTTGCTAGGGTGCTACCCCGTGTGGACGACCACGGGGACGACCGGTCAACCTGGAATCTTCCTGCAGGACGGCCGGGCGATGACGGTCGCCGATGCGGTGAGCGACCGGTGGACGCATCCGCTGTTGCTCGACCTCCGGTCGGCGACACGGCTCGCGAGACAGGACCTGCGAATCGCGGAGTTCGCCATCGGCCGCGCCCACTACGCAGCCGCGTCTGGGACCGCGTTACTGCGCCGGGAACACAGGTTCTTCCAGCGCCGCCTTCGGCTGTTCTCGCCGAAGCGACCCCTCAGCGAGGTGGTGACAGAACTGAACGAGTACCAGCCCGCCATCCTCTTCGGCTACTCGACGGTGCTCGAAGAACTCGGGAGGGAACAACGGGCTGGGCGGCTGAAGGTCTCGCCAGCGTTGGTCCTGCCCAGTGGCGAACCGATTACGGCGGCGGGAAAACGCGAGCTTCGCCATGTGTTCGACTGCCCGGTCCGGGAGCTGTACGGCGCGACCGAGTTCACCGGCATCGCGGGCGAGTGCGCCCACGGGAACCTTCACGCGAACACGGACTGGGTCGTCCTCGAACCGGTCGACGAGGACTACCAACCCGTGCCGCCCGGTGACCCGTCGGCGACCGTCCTTCTGACGAACCTCGCGAACCGCATCCAGCCGCTGGTCAGGTACGACCTGGGCGATAGCGTCACCATGCACGACGAGCCGTGTCCCTGCGGCAGTCCGTTCCCCGTCCTCACGGTCGAGGGTCGACAGGGCGACGTGTTGCGCTTCGAGACCCAGGCGGGAGCGCAGGTTCCAATCTTCCCGCTCGCGATATCGAGCATCGTGGAAGAGGTCGACGGCGTCTATCGGACCCAGCTCTGCCAGACCGGCCCACAGTCCCTGCGTGTCCGGCTCGCGGTGGCCGAGGATGCCGACGAACCCGCAGTGCGGGCGCAGGTCGAGGAGGCACTGGCGTCGTTCCTTCGTAGCCATGGCCTCACGGGAGTGGATATCGAGCAGGCAGCCGAGCAACCTGCTCGCGACCCGGGCGGGAAGTTCCGACACGTCTGGTCGGAGACCGACTGA
- the solA gene encoding N-methyl-L-tryptophan oxidase — protein sequence MAASERYETIVVGVGGMGSATVDHLARRGVDVLGLERYDIPHSKGSSHGVTRIIRRPQFEDPAYVPLVERSFDLWEDLEETHGRELLVRNGSIDVGPAGSDIVRDSRDSCKQYGIEYEELTGDELGERFPGYDLPEDFRGIYQPDGGFVVPEQCIIAHVNRAHDHGAEIHAREQVLGWEPTEDGGVTVETDAASYEADKLVITAGAWAANLVPQLEGLAVPERQVLAWLQPEVPASFQPENFPVFVTETDLGHHYGFPVYDVPGFKFGWFNHLEETVDPDEMNREPTQQDERVLRDFAEQYFPDGAGPTMRLSTCIFTNTPDEHFVLDTLPEHPQVTVGAGFSGHGFKFASVVGEILADLSEEGETEHDIDLFDIERFDG from the coding sequence ATGGCAGCCAGCGAGCGATACGAGACCATCGTCGTCGGCGTCGGCGGCATGGGCAGCGCGACAGTCGACCACCTGGCGCGCCGGGGCGTCGACGTCCTCGGGCTCGAACGCTACGACATCCCGCATTCGAAGGGGTCCTCGCACGGGGTGACCCGCATCATCCGCCGGCCACAGTTCGAGGACCCGGCGTACGTCCCGCTGGTCGAGCGCTCGTTCGACCTGTGGGAGGATCTGGAGGAAACACACGGACGCGAACTCCTCGTCAGGAACGGCTCCATCGACGTGGGCCCCGCGGGCAGCGACATCGTCCGAGACTCGCGCGACTCCTGCAAGCAGTACGGCATCGAGTACGAGGAACTCACAGGTGACGAACTGGGCGAGCGGTTCCCGGGATACGACCTGCCCGAGGATTTCCGGGGAATCTACCAGCCCGACGGCGGCTTCGTCGTCCCCGAGCAGTGCATCATCGCCCACGTGAACCGCGCCCACGACCACGGTGCGGAGATCCACGCCCGCGAGCAGGTGCTCGGGTGGGAACCGACCGAGGACGGGGGCGTCACCGTCGAGACCGACGCGGCGAGCTACGAGGCCGACAAGCTCGTCATCACGGCCGGCGCGTGGGCGGCGAACCTGGTCCCGCAACTGGAGGGGCTCGCGGTCCCGGAACGACAGGTGCTGGCGTGGCTCCAGCCCGAGGTTCCTGCATCCTTCCAGCCCGAGAACTTCCCGGTGTTCGTCACCGAGACCGACCTGGGCCACCACTACGGGTTCCCGGTGTACGACGTACCCGGGTTCAAGTTCGGCTGGTTCAACCACCTCGAAGAGACGGTCGACCCGGACGAGATGAACCGTGAACCGACCCAACAGGACGAGCGCGTGCTCCGCGACTTCGCAGAACAGTACTTCCCGGACGGCGCGGGTCCGACGATGCGGCTCTCGACGTGCATCTTCACGAACACCCCCGACGAGCACTTCGTTCTCGACACGCTCCCGGAGCACCCACAGGTGACCGTCGGTGCGGGCTTCTCGGGCCACGGGTTCAAGTTCGCCAGCGTCGTCGGCGAGATTCTGGCCGACCTGAGCGAGGAGGGCGAGACAGAGCACGACATCGACCTGTTCGACATCGAGCGGTTCGACGGGTAG
- a CDS encoding ATP-binding protein produces MTAFEDEVVANGALFDSVGVGLVGYDTARDEVVAVNEAFCRLAAVETDDVVGTDIATLLGDGSDNDAETVARFLRRTTESDASVTFDTTLVTGDDTERPVVVDAKPMPGADDTVLLTVHDDTRRDAVEREYEEYSTLMDEAMFVGELGWWEMEVDSGNVSFHPNKARMLGFEPGQFDHYTDFTDLLHPDDYEDAMEAMRALYRKETDRYEIEYRIQTADGDYRWFHDVGRPTEWTEDGEPAVITGVAIDITAGKETEQALREQREELALLNRLIHHDIRNDMTIVNLWLDLLRREFGEHLDRVATASDHTLRLTDSVRDVVEIITQEDSKLELEPIHLSSALEPEIERVKQSYENTVIEQVGEDTDVMVRANPMLSSVFGNLLNNAVQHCDRPNPELTVRTAHRDGSVRISIADNGPGIPDDLKESIFERGTVSLDSEGTGLGLYIAKKLVTAYGGDIWVEDNEPEGSIVLVELQKADT; encoded by the coding sequence ATGACAGCATTCGAAGACGAAGTCGTGGCGAACGGGGCCCTGTTCGACTCGGTCGGCGTCGGTCTGGTCGGCTACGATACGGCCCGGGACGAGGTCGTCGCAGTGAACGAGGCCTTCTGCCGGCTCGCGGCGGTCGAGACGGACGACGTGGTCGGCACCGACATCGCCACACTGCTCGGGGACGGCAGCGACAACGACGCCGAGACCGTGGCACGATTCCTCCGGCGAACCACCGAGAGCGACGCGTCGGTCACCTTCGATACCACCCTCGTCACGGGGGACGACACGGAGCGGCCCGTCGTCGTCGACGCGAAGCCGATGCCGGGGGCGGACGACACGGTCCTGCTGACGGTCCACGACGACACTCGTCGCGATGCAGTCGAGCGAGAGTACGAGGAGTACAGCACGCTGATGGACGAGGCCATGTTCGTCGGCGAGCTCGGCTGGTGGGAGATGGAGGTCGACTCCGGCAACGTCAGCTTCCACCCGAACAAGGCGCGGATGCTCGGCTTCGAACCCGGTCAGTTCGACCACTACACCGACTTCACCGACCTCTTGCACCCGGACGACTACGAGGACGCGATGGAAGCGATGCGAGCGCTCTATCGGAAGGAGACCGACCGGTACGAGATCGAGTATCGCATCCAGACCGCCGACGGCGACTACCGCTGGTTCCACGACGTGGGCCGGCCGACGGAGTGGACCGAGGACGGCGAGCCAGCTGTCATTACCGGTGTCGCGATAGATATCACGGCGGGCAAGGAGACGGAGCAGGCCCTCCGGGAGCAGCGCGAGGAACTCGCCCTGTTGAACCGGCTCATCCACCACGACATCCGGAACGACATGACCATCGTCAACCTCTGGCTGGACCTGCTCCGTCGCGAGTTCGGCGAGCACCTCGACCGGGTGGCCACAGCGAGCGACCACACCCTCAGGCTGACGGACTCGGTTCGGGACGTGGTCGAGATAATCACCCAGGAGGACAGCAAGCTGGAACTGGAGCCCATCCATCTCTCCAGCGCACTGGAACCGGAGATAGAACGCGTCAAACAGTCGTACGAGAACACCGTCATCGAACAGGTCGGCGAGGATACCGACGTCATGGTGCGTGCGAATCCGATGCTCTCGTCGGTGTTCGGGAACCTCCTGAACAATGCGGTCCAGCACTGCGACCGGCCGAACCCGGAGCTCACGGTGCGGACGGCGCACAGAGATGGGTCGGTGCGCATCAGTATCGCGGACAACGGCCCAGGCATCCCCGACGACCTGAAAGAGAGTATCTTCGAGCGCGGGACGGTCAGCCTGGATAGCGAAGGGACCGGCCTCGGTCTCTACATCGCGAAGAAACTCGTGACCGCCTACGGGGGCGACATCTGGGTCGAGGACAACGAGCCCGAAGGGAGCATCGTCCTCGTCGAGTTGCAGAAAGCGGACACGTAG
- a CDS encoding MMPL family transporter, with translation MTRENLVRRIAALVVDRPGAVIVAFLVVTAGFATGLPAVSTDAGTEGFTEDLPSTTALEKVQGLFEPPFDPAEGTTQLIQSSQNVLAKPSLLRMLTTLERIEDDPGFRVESTSSAASLVARELDPTATTLDAQVEAVERASPEELDRAVDRAATNPAFRALVSDDFNARAGTALATIALIEHALPTDPPSAGSGSDDPLTPLQVRMQGVVTADIVVFGSGVLAAETTTVIADSLLIIVPAASLLILVFLVYAYRDPADLALGVLSLAMTLVWTFGFLGLAGIAFTQLLVAVPPLLLAVGIDFGIHVVNRYREERVRGLSPTDSMDIAGRQLLVAFFIVTGTTVIGFAANATSSLKPIADFGITAAVGITFTFLVFGVFLPAAKVWTDTQRDRLGIPALWQRPLGQEGSVLGAVLPVGVVVARRAPGVFLVVVLLVAGASASYGAGIDTSFSEDDFLPRTDQPEYITSLPEPFRPGEYTTPETIDFLEENFESAEDDVVTVLVEGPLTEDFALESIHRAGRNPPSTVITDRRDARADSIVTVIQMYAERDPEFARLVARNDIDGNGIPDDSLEEIYEALLDSPVRDSTLTYITEDFRSARIVYRVESDAEQREVAADAVTLSRRHRLTGTATGTIVVFQAVSDLIFETAVDSLVIALVLTAVFLVFIYRVTLGVGSLGIVNLLPIAVSIALIAGSMRLLGIPFNALTATVFSVALGLGIDYSAHVIHRVAEELAETGDVFAALENTTRGTGGALTGSMLTTVSGIGVLGLAITPILGQFGLVVALSVVYSYVSALVVTPAAVVLWARLLTAWNTLRIETSVPGEIRQG, from the coding sequence GTGACGCGCGAGAACCTCGTCCGGCGAATCGCCGCCCTGGTCGTCGACCGACCCGGTGCCGTCATCGTCGCCTTCCTCGTCGTCACCGCCGGATTCGCGACCGGTCTCCCTGCAGTGTCGACCGACGCCGGGACGGAGGGCTTCACCGAGGACCTCCCGTCGACGACCGCGCTGGAGAAGGTCCAGGGGCTGTTCGAGCCGCCGTTCGACCCCGCCGAAGGGACCACCCAGCTCATACAGTCTAGCCAGAACGTGCTCGCGAAGCCCTCGCTGTTGCGCATGCTCACGACGCTCGAACGCATCGAGGACGACCCCGGCTTCCGGGTCGAGTCGACCAGCAGCGCCGCGAGCCTCGTCGCACGAGAACTCGACCCCACCGCGACGACGCTCGACGCGCAGGTCGAAGCGGTCGAACGTGCCTCGCCCGAGGAGCTGGACCGGGCGGTCGACCGGGCCGCGACGAACCCGGCCTTCCGGGCGCTCGTGAGTGACGATTTCAACGCCCGGGCTGGCACCGCGCTGGCGACCATCGCTCTCATCGAGCACGCGCTCCCGACGGACCCTCCCTCGGCAGGCAGCGGGTCGGACGACCCGCTCACGCCGCTGCAGGTCCGCATGCAGGGCGTCGTTACTGCGGACATCGTGGTGTTCGGCAGCGGCGTGCTGGCCGCCGAGACCACCACGGTCATCGCCGACTCCCTCCTCATCATCGTGCCCGCCGCGTCGTTGCTCATCCTCGTGTTCCTCGTCTACGCCTACCGCGACCCCGCAGACCTCGCGCTCGGGGTGCTCTCGCTCGCGATGACGCTGGTCTGGACGTTCGGGTTCCTCGGGCTCGCCGGCATCGCGTTCACCCAGTTGCTGGTCGCGGTCCCGCCGCTGTTGCTCGCGGTCGGCATCGACTTCGGTATCCACGTCGTCAACCGTTACCGCGAGGAGCGGGTCCGGGGGCTGTCGCCGACCGATTCCATGGACATCGCAGGTCGCCAGTTGCTGGTCGCGTTCTTCATCGTCACGGGGACGACAGTCATCGGCTTCGCGGCCAACGCCACCAGCAGCCTGAAACCCATCGCCGACTTCGGCATCACGGCGGCCGTCGGCATCACGTTCACCTTCCTCGTGTTCGGGGTGTTCCTGCCCGCCGCGAAGGTCTGGACCGACACGCAACGCGACCGCCTCGGCATCCCCGCGCTCTGGCAACGACCACTCGGGCAAGAGGGGTCCGTCCTCGGGGCGGTGCTCCCCGTCGGCGTGGTCGTCGCCCGGCGCGCTCCCGGTGTGTTCCTGGTCGTCGTGCTGCTCGTCGCCGGTGCGTCCGCCAGCTATGGGGCCGGCATCGACACCTCGTTCTCCGAGGACGATTTCCTCCCACGGACCGACCAGCCCGAGTACATCACGAGCCTGCCCGAACCGTTCCGACCGGGCGAGTACACCACACCCGAGACCATCGACTTCCTGGAGGAGAACTTCGAATCCGCAGAGGACGACGTGGTCACCGTGCTCGTCGAGGGGCCACTCACCGAGGACTTCGCGCTCGAATCCATCCACCGCGCCGGGCGCAATCCACCGAGTACCGTCATCACGGACCGGCGCGATGCCAGGGCCGATAGCATCGTGACGGTCATCCAGATGTACGCCGAGCGCGACCCCGAGTTCGCCAGGCTGGTGGCACGGAACGACATCGACGGCAACGGGATTCCCGACGACAGCCTCGAAGAGATATACGAGGCGCTCCTCGACTCGCCGGTCCGCGACAGCACGCTGACGTACATCACCGAGGACTTCCGGAGCGCGCGTATCGTCTACCGGGTCGAATCCGACGCGGAGCAACGCGAGGTCGCCGCGGACGCCGTCACGCTCTCGCGCCGCCACCGCCTCACCGGGACCGCGACCGGGACCATCGTCGTCTTCCAGGCCGTCTCCGACCTCATCTTCGAGACGGCGGTCGACAGCCTCGTCATCGCGCTCGTCCTCACCGCGGTGTTCCTCGTGTTCATCTACCGCGTCACGCTCGGCGTCGGCTCCCTCGGCATCGTCAACCTGCTCCCCATCGCCGTGAGCATCGCCCTCATCGCCGGCTCGATGCGCTTGCTCGGGATTCCGTTCAACGCGCTGACCGCGACCGTCTTCTCGGTCGCACTCGGGCTGGGTATCGACTACTCGGCCCACGTCATCCACCGGGTGGCCGAGGAGTTGGCCGAAACAGGTGACGTGTTCGCCGCCCTGGAGAACACGACCCGCGGTACCGGCGGGGCACTGACGGGGAGTATGCTCACGACCGTCTCCGGCATCGGCGTCCTCGGCCTGGCCATCACACCGATTCTGGGCCAGTTCGGGCTCGTGGTCGCGCTCAGCGTGGTCTACTCGTACGTCTCGGCGCTCGTGGTGACGCCAGCCGCGGTAGTCCTGTGGGCCCGGCTGCTCACGGCCTGGAACACCCTCCGAATCGAGACATCAGTTCCCGGGGAAATCAGGCAGGGATAA
- a CDS encoding COG1361 S-layer family protein translates to MSRATTLEAVVLVLLVLVSTTLSPVVAASAGQPAASSATIEPVGTLADVDETLPDNATWNRTQVLDELDRWANETGVANESWWNATRVLDSLEHLHNASNWTHEDVRYWANETVYGLTNRTLEDWHNETNHSNLTEFDPEVIEDALRELQRAIEDLFEEEDERSLSFGFPHVTPYLPENYLRPDEEATLRFQVVNDGAGPEVVEVDDGGGITLFPSSNGNGLETERLVTSARNVEIQLLESSGVPIEVRTDVVPLGWVDQGTVVEAPVRVSVDEDARPGFYELNLVVRYEAVDTVDDEGRVLAYREEVVTFPMVVEITVDARFQVVSTGSDLQVGSSGVVSFVVENVGFDVARDATVVVTSESGDLTFTGSNRDGRFVGDLEPGQRERVTFRVDAGEQAIPDTYAFRGSVTYTDRDGEVVDSTTFSIPVRPDPEQRFAVSDLTSTLRVDYEDGVIRGLVTNLGPRNASDAIVRLAVQSDTIVPTETTYAVGSLAAGQNASFVFPVEVRDTADPGPRQVDFTVEYRDVEDDRRQSDDLPATVLVEERRDEFAVVSGNATVTVGRTGKVVVVVTNNRDEVVRNVNARLFATDPLSAEDDSAFIESIAPGERVELLFSVSASGSAQLKRYPVTVDLLFEKPDGETKLSDTFQVGVTVVEPQTRGFTIPTWVWYVLAVLVFLGGFLYVWRGLRKRANAARKRREETPALGDGGESDEPPADMPTGGQIPGGDDD, encoded by the coding sequence ATGTCGCGAGCGACGACCCTCGAAGCAGTGGTCCTGGTCCTCCTCGTACTCGTCTCGACGACGCTGAGCCCCGTCGTCGCCGCGAGTGCGGGCCAGCCGGCGGCTTCCAGCGCCACCATCGAGCCCGTGGGAACACTCGCTGACGTCGACGAGACGCTCCCCGACAATGCAACCTGGAACCGCACACAGGTACTGGACGAGCTGGACCGCTGGGCGAACGAGACCGGCGTCGCCAATGAGTCGTGGTGGAACGCGACACGGGTGCTGGACTCGCTCGAACACCTGCACAACGCCAGCAACTGGACCCACGAGGACGTCCGGTACTGGGCGAACGAGACGGTGTACGGGCTGACGAACAGGACGCTGGAGGACTGGCACAACGAGACGAACCACTCGAACCTGACCGAGTTCGACCCAGAGGTCATCGAGGACGCCCTGCGCGAACTCCAGCGGGCCATCGAGGACCTCTTCGAGGAGGAGGACGAGCGTAGCCTCTCGTTCGGGTTCCCGCACGTCACGCCCTACCTGCCGGAGAACTATCTCAGACCCGACGAGGAGGCAACCCTCCGGTTCCAGGTGGTCAACGACGGGGCCGGACCGGAGGTCGTAGAGGTTGACGACGGCGGCGGCATCACCCTGTTCCCGTCGAGCAACGGGAACGGGCTCGAAACCGAACGACTCGTCACCAGCGCGCGGAACGTTGAGATCCAGTTGCTCGAATCGTCCGGCGTCCCCATCGAGGTCCGGACCGACGTGGTCCCGCTCGGCTGGGTCGACCAGGGAACCGTCGTGGAAGCGCCCGTCAGGGTCTCGGTCGACGAGGACGCTCGCCCCGGGTTCTACGAGCTGAACCTCGTCGTCAGGTACGAGGCGGTCGATACCGTCGACGACGAGGGCCGGGTGCTGGCCTACCGCGAAGAGGTCGTCACCTTCCCGATGGTCGTCGAGATAACGGTCGACGCACGCTTCCAGGTCGTCTCGACGGGCTCGGACCTGCAGGTCGGCTCCTCTGGCGTGGTCTCCTTCGTCGTGGAGAACGTCGGCTTCGACGTTGCCAGGGACGCGACCGTCGTGGTCACCAGCGAGAGCGGCGACCTGACGTTCACCGGGTCGAACCGAGACGGCCGGTTCGTCGGCGACCTCGAACCGGGCCAGCGCGAGCGCGTGACATTCCGGGTCGACGCCGGCGAGCAGGCGATTCCGGACACCTACGCCTTCCGCGGGAGCGTCACCTATACCGACCGGGACGGTGAAGTCGTCGACTCGACCACGTTCTCGATTCCGGTCCGGCCCGACCCCGAACAGCGATTCGCCGTCTCTGACCTGACCAGCACGCTCCGGGTCGACTACGAGGACGGCGTCATCAGGGGGCTTGTCACGAACCTCGGGCCGCGAAACGCCAGCGACGCCATCGTCCGCCTCGCGGTCCAGTCCGACACCATCGTCCCGACCGAGACGACCTACGCCGTCGGCTCGCTCGCCGCCGGCCAGAACGCCTCGTTCGTGTTCCCGGTCGAAGTGCGTGACACAGCCGATCCGGGGCCACGACAGGTCGACTTCACCGTCGAGTACCGCGACGTCGAGGACGACCGTCGCCAGAGCGACGACCTGCCGGCGACGGTGCTGGTCGAGGAGCGCCGGGACGAGTTCGCCGTCGTGTCGGGCAACGCGACCGTCACGGTCGGCCGGACCGGGAAGGTCGTCGTCGTGGTGACGAACAACCGTGACGAGGTCGTCAGGAACGTCAATGCCCGGCTGTTCGCGACCGACCCGCTGAGCGCCGAGGACGACTCGGCGTTCATCGAGTCCATCGCGCCGGGCGAGCGCGTCGAGTTGCTGTTCTCCGTGAGTGCCAGCGGGAGCGCCCAGCTGAAGCGCTACCCGGTGACGGTCGACCTGCTGTTCGAGAAACCCGACGGCGAGACGAAGCTCTCCGATACGTTCCAAGTGGGCGTGACCGTCGTCGAGCCGCAGACGCGCGGGTTCACCATCCCGACGTGGGTGTGGTACGTGCTCGCCGTCCTGGTCTTCCTCGGGGGATTCCTGTACGTCTGGCGTGGCCTTCGCAAGCGGGCAAACGCGGCGCGAAAGCGTCGCGAGGAGACGCCGGCACTGGGTGACGGTGGAGAGTCCGACGAGCCACCCGCCGACATGCCGACCGGGGGCCAGATTCCCGGAGGTGACGATGACTGA